CTGCCCGGCCCCGATCGTCGGCAGGATAACGGCGATGGCCTCCGGGGTCCGGGCGACCTGTTGCTCGAAAATCCGATGGATTGACTGATCGGCAGGATAGGGAACCTGGGTCTGATTCCATTCCTCCAGGAGTTGGTGCCGTTCGGCAGCCGTCAGGAGGGTAAGTTTCTCCAGGGGCTGATGCGGATTGACCACCATGCTCTCCAGCAGAGTCTGCAGGTGACCCAGCAACCGGGCAATCGTAGCGGCTTCAAATCGTTGGCGATCGTAGCAAACTTGCAGTTCGGCGCTGGCCTCGGCCACCAGCAGGGCCAGGGGAATCCCATTCTGCTCTGCCAGGGTCTGCTCTGTCTGGAACAGGACGACAGTCTCAAACAGGGGACTGGCAGCCGCAATGCCGCTCCAGGCTTGTAGTTGAGTCGGAGAGGCAAGGCCATACTTCTGCAAGGACTGCCCCAGAGCCTGCAGGTCTTGCAGCCAGGGCAACAGGAGCGTGCCAGCAGGAACGGCAATTTTTAGGGGCAGCAGGGTGGCCAGTTCTCGATCGGTCGCAGCAGGGGGGGCCGCCACACCAAAACATACGGTCTCCTCACTACTGTAGCGATGGAGGAGTAAGGCCCAGGCCCCCAGGCATAGAACCTCCAGAGTCAGCCCCTGTGCCTGTGCCAGGGCTTTCAAGGGACCGATGAGCTCGGGAAAGGGATGCAAAACCTGGCTATCGTAGTCAACCGGAGAACCGTCCGTTCTGGGTTGGCGGCGGTCAACCACCAGAGGAGTCATGCTGGTTCCAGAGAGATAGGATGCCCAGAAATGATCTGGGGCAGGTGCCTCTGATCCAAGACGTGATAACACAATCTGGGGATGCCCCTCTGAGTAAGAACTGTTCATGTCGGTATTGCCCCTGTCTCGCATGCTACACTCCTGGTCTGGAATAGTATGCCCACCTGAACCGCAGAATAAAAAATTTCTGCGTTTTAACTGAGATAGTTCCTCTCCTTAAGGTAGTAGGGTCCGTAAATTCCCTACAATCTTTTTCGGAATGAATTTAGGTCTTCTTCAAAAAGTTCCCGATCTTCCTGAAGATTACTTAAAGCCTGGGGAAAAGCGCAATCTTTACATTTCTATGGAAGCTCTGATTGGATTGGTCCTGCTCTGGATCGGATGGCTCCTCAGCCCCCGGAAATGGCGACAGCGGCTGCAGGTTCCGTTTATCATTATTGCTCTGGTATGGGTTCTGGCGTCTCCGGTGGGCCTGACAATCACCCTCTGGGGGCTAACAGCGCCCCTGCCAGGAGACCCAGGAGAACCCGTAGACGCGATCGTCCTCCTGGGTCGGGGGGATCCAACCCGTGATTACCGTGCCGCTGCAGCCCAGAGCCTGTGGCAGGCCAGACGTGCATCCCGAATTTTCGCCAGTGGAATGCTTGATGCCCGGATGCTTGTTCAAACCCTTGAGGAAATTGGCATCCCCGGATCCAGTCTGGCGGGGGAAGAGTGTTCCCAATCGACCGAAGAGAATGCTGCTTTTACCAATGCTGTCCTGCGCCCCCAGGGTATCCAGAGGATTTTGCTGGTCACCGATGGCCCCCACATGCTGCGATCGTTCCACATTTTTCGCAGTTTTGGCTTTCAGGTCATCCCGCATCCCCTGGCTCTGCCTGCCCAACTGTCTTATCCAGCGCGCTGGGGTGTTGTCCTGCGGGAATCCCTGGCCTTAATCAAGTCCTTTTTCTCAGGACAGTTTAAACTGCAACCCTTGGAGCATTTGCAAACTTCGCCAGAAGTAACCCAGAAGATTCAGGCTTGGGGTTGTCTGGTCAAGGGGAAAGGATCATAGGGAGCTGGTTACTGGATTTAGGATTGTGGATTAAATAACCTGGATTTCTTCAGTCCTCACCCCCAACCCCCAACCCCTCCCCCTCTCCCAAATTTGGGAGAGGGGGCAGGGGGGTGAGGGCAATCAGGAGTTTGGCACTTTATTTAATTCTCGTTCCTTAGGAGAGATGGGTATAGATGTCCATCAACTGTTGATAATTGCTCTCTGCCGAGTAGGTCGCTTCAAAAGCGATTCGAGCTTGCTGGCGGATGTGCTGGCTGAGAGCCGGATGCTCCAGGAGAAACTGAATCTGGGTCACCAAATCCGTTGCGTCCCTAGGCTGAAAGTGGAGACCGGTTTGATGGGGTTGAATCAGGGTACTCATGGCTCCCAGGTTGGATGCGACAACAGGTGCTCCGGCAGCAAAAGCTTCAA
The sequence above is drawn from the Leptolyngbya sp. 'hensonii' genome and encodes:
- a CDS encoding YdcF family protein, coding for MNLGLLQKVPDLPEDYLKPGEKRNLYISMEALIGLVLLWIGWLLSPRKWRQRLQVPFIIIALVWVLASPVGLTITLWGLTAPLPGDPGEPVDAIVLLGRGDPTRDYRAAAAQSLWQARRASRIFASGMLDARMLVQTLEEIGIPGSSLAGEECSQSTEENAAFTNAVLRPQGIQRILLVTDGPHMLRSFHIFRSFGFQVIPHPLALPAQLSYPARWGVVLRESLALIKSFFSGQFKLQPLEHLQTSPEVTQKIQAWGCLVKGKGS